A window of Bufo gargarizans isolate SCDJY-AF-19 chromosome 9, ASM1485885v1, whole genome shotgun sequence contains these coding sequences:
- the LOC122946315 gene encoding A-kinase anchor protein 17B-like isoform X2 — MIVTPVYDDSEAVELSALYHLYLKPKAKLILSIILPDETEQCRPISNWDILEELKNVVAPDKFSSLRVSRTTKEFIRIEGETDTKLLANKFFEKLNGQSLPISCLPIPLNMVVIQAPADLPANDTTKKLLTENEDSEDNAENFTSPSCIHLEGLPSKWFLAMDSNSEKPSEEVLRSTFEKFGSIVNIDIPMLDPYREDGSGNQQGTGGLHPFDAFLQFQNMSSAIDAVRSLQGMMLMFNTEDGKYLACDVKISFDETNHFSEEAINKRNAEHLKLQELEQQRKQEKEEEEAERKRKLAERKARARKRRARLKRKLLKQKQNEQKALQQQQQQQQQQQQQQQQQENCPEEEEEDTEEWQERKMLLAQRRLESIKLLTAVLDKVNDLVQVNKLEEEQMNCEFAGFSDCSVSTYSENSKVMSLPFSDEEKSNRHETDICFEDEAEIIVSKEDTQLHECGERKDTMTENNDQKLADEEPYFEDETCKEQDTKITYHSRRIFKLSQDDPINKSSKKKKIYETDEFINYLLNYYHYPEYARLFLETKESQNNPWCRRVVRWKGNSFQIKLQNLNGHFAEMNFMPELEEESEEDSGKWEDPLEQSEVKPQVPLEQRKDATESNKLLVTEHEVPVTKAVKPRLIKTRERSYKETWDDNDNDSLSSVPNSELKEVLEEISSTSEYFSEDLSGISGKQTNIRRTSRKQRRIKQLKKLKHYNVSGHPQFCHHEDILDSLLHSYYHQLKKHSRLKVAHAHRKKAALQYDSETTDSDSDTEAEFRATWKRKKAKLKNRICLLEEKKVNKEMYSSSESDSSSSDDDQHKGDIWRRRHNGKPRRKVHKKGGSGSEEKTLRHSDYCFAEDVSVDESVEHEDSPWDADETQTSCSLGSGPLMAEKKQPGGRAKSSYSDYRDWEHHFYKGETCKN, encoded by the exons ATGATAGTTACTCCAGTATACGATGACTCTGAAGCCGTGGAGCTAAGTGCCCTTTACCATCTGTATCTTAAACCCAAAGCAAAATTAATCCTCTCGATTATACTTCCAGATGAAACCGAACAATGCAGACCAATATCAAACTGGGACATTTTGGAAGAGCTGAAAAATGTGGTTGCTCCAGACAAATTTAGTTCTCTTAGGGTTTCAAGAACAACAAAAGAATTTATTCGAATTGAAGGAGAAACGGACACTAAACTTCTGGCtaacaaattttttgaaaagcTTAACGGGCAAAGCTTGCCAATCAGTTGCCTGCCTATACCATTAAACATGGTAGTAATTCAGGCGCCTGCTGACCTTCCAGCCAATGACACCACTAAGAAATTACTTACAGAAAATGAAGATTCGGAGGACAATGCAGAGAATTTTACATCGCCATCTTGCATTCATTTAGAGGGCTTGCCAAGTAAATGGTTCTTGGCAATGGATTCAAACTCCGAAAAGCCAAGTGAAGAGGTTTTGAGAAGCACTTTTGAAAAATTTGGAAGCATTGTGAATATTGACATACCTATGCTGGATCCATATAGAGAAGACGGGAGTGGAAACCAGCAGGGAACTGgtggtcttcatccttttgatGCTTTCCTCCAGTTTCAAAATATGTCAAGTGCTATAGATGCAGTGCGGTCACTACAAGGGATGATGCTCATGTTTAACACTGAGGATGGAAAATATCTGGCATGTGATGTTAAG ATATCTTTTGATGAAACCAACCACTTTAGTGAGGAGGCCATAAACAAGAGGAACGCTGAACATCTCAAATTACAAGAGCTGGAGCAGCAGCGGAAacaggagaaggaagaggaggaggctgaGAG AAAAAGAAAACTTGCAGAGAGAAAGGCAAGAGCAAGGAAAAGAAGGGCCAGGCTGAAAAGGAAACTGCTAAAACAGAAGCAGAATGAGCAAAAGGCACTGCAGCAACAACAACAGCAGCAACAGCAacaacaacagcagcagcagcagcaagagaactgtcctgaggaagaagaagaggacaCAGAAGAATGGCAGGAGAGGAAAATGCTCCTTGCTCAGAGGCGACTTGAGTCAATAAAGCTACTTACTGCTGTCTTGGATAAAGTTAAT GATTTGGTTCAAGTCAATAAACTTGAAGAAGAGCAAATGAACTGTGAATTTGCTGGATTCAGTGACTGTTCTGTGTCCACATACTCAGAGAACAGTAAGGTTATGTCCTTGCCTTTTTCGGATGAGGAGAAAAGCAATCGCCATGAAACGGATATTTGCTTTGAAGATGAAGCGGAAATTATAGTATCCAAGGAAGATACTCAGTTGCACGAGTGTGGAGAAAGAAAGGACACAATGACTGAAAACAATGACCAGAAATTAGCTGATGAAGAGCCTTACTTTGAAGATGAAACATGTAAAGAGCAAGACACAAAAATTACTTATCATAGTCGACGAATTTTTAAACTATCACAAGATGATCCCATAAACAAATCTTctaaaaagaagaaaatttatgaaactgatgaatttATTAACTACTTGTTAAATTATTACCATTATCCAGAGTATGCCAGATTATTTTTGGAAACCAAAGAAAGTCAGAACAACCCATGGTGTCGGAGAGTAGTGCGTTGGAAAGGAAACAGCTTCCAGATAAAGCTTCAGAACCTTAATGGGCATTTTGCAGAGATGAACTTTATGCCTGAGTTGGAGGAGGAATCAGAAGAAGATAGTGGCAAATGGGAAGACCCTCTTGAACAGTCAGAAGTGAAACCACAAGTTCCTCTAGAGCAAAGAAAAGATGCTACTGAATCTAACAAGCTTCTTGTGACTGAACATGAGGTTCCAGTTACGAAAGCAGTGAAGCCTCGTTTGATAAAGACTCGTGAAAGGTCATATAAAGAAACATGGGATGATAATGATAATGACAGCCTTAGCTCAGTGCCCAACAGTGAACTAAAAGAAGTGCTGGAAGAGATAAGCAGCACATCAGAATACTTCAGTGAGGATCTCAGTGGAATTTCAGGTAAGCAAACTAATATCAGAAGAACTTCAAGAAAGCAAAGGAGAattaaacaactgaaaaaattaaAACACTACAATGTTTCTGGCCATCCTCAGTTCTGCCACCATGAGGATATTTTGGATAGCCTGTTGCATTCATATTACCACCAATTAAAAAAACATTCAAGACTTAAAGTGGCTCATGCCCACAGGAAGAAAGCAGCTTTACAATATGACTCTGAAACAACAGACTCTGATTCTGACACGGAGGCTGAATTTCGAGCAACATGGAAAAGAAAAAAGGCAAAGTTAAAAAATCGCATCTGCCTTTTGGAAGAGAAAAAAGTCAATAAAGAAATGTACTCGAGCTCAGAAAGTGATAGCAGCTCAAGTGATGATGATCAGCACAAAGGAGACATCTGGCGACGCCGCCATAATGGCAAGCCAAGACGAAAGGTACACAAGAAAGGGGGTTCAGGTTCTGAGGAAAAAACCTTGAGACATTCAGATTACTGCTTTGCAGAAGATGTTTCAGTTGATGAGTCAGTTGAACATGAAGACTCCCCATGGGATGCAGATGAAACTCAAACTAGCTGTAGTCTAGGTTCAGGTCCTCTTATGGCAGAAAAAAAGCAGCCTGGAGGTCGAGCAAAAAGTTCATACTCTGATTACAGGGATTGGGAACATCATTTCTACAAGGGGGAAACATGTAAAAATTAG
- the LOC122946315 gene encoding A-kinase anchor protein 17B-like isoform X1 produces the protein MAEIICHGGLVRREKMTKENVYIDETSSDVRNRLGTMIVTPVYDDSEAVELSALYHLYLKPKAKLILSIILPDETEQCRPISNWDILEELKNVVAPDKFSSLRVSRTTKEFIRIEGETDTKLLANKFFEKLNGQSLPISCLPIPLNMVVIQAPADLPANDTTKKLLTENEDSEDNAENFTSPSCIHLEGLPSKWFLAMDSNSEKPSEEVLRSTFEKFGSIVNIDIPMLDPYREDGSGNQQGTGGLHPFDAFLQFQNMSSAIDAVRSLQGMMLMFNTEDGKYLACDVKISFDETNHFSEEAINKRNAEHLKLQELEQQRKQEKEEEEAERKRKLAERKARARKRRARLKRKLLKQKQNEQKALQQQQQQQQQQQQQQQQQENCPEEEEEDTEEWQERKMLLAQRRLESIKLLTAVLDKVNDLVQVNKLEEEQMNCEFAGFSDCSVSTYSENSKVMSLPFSDEEKSNRHETDICFEDEAEIIVSKEDTQLHECGERKDTMTENNDQKLADEEPYFEDETCKEQDTKITYHSRRIFKLSQDDPINKSSKKKKIYETDEFINYLLNYYHYPEYARLFLETKESQNNPWCRRVVRWKGNSFQIKLQNLNGHFAEMNFMPELEEESEEDSGKWEDPLEQSEVKPQVPLEQRKDATESNKLLVTEHEVPVTKAVKPRLIKTRERSYKETWDDNDNDSLSSVPNSELKEVLEEISSTSEYFSEDLSGISGKQTNIRRTSRKQRRIKQLKKLKHYNVSGHPQFCHHEDILDSLLHSYYHQLKKHSRLKVAHAHRKKAALQYDSETTDSDSDTEAEFRATWKRKKAKLKNRICLLEEKKVNKEMYSSSESDSSSSDDDQHKGDIWRRRHNGKPRRKVHKKGGSGSEEKTLRHSDYCFAEDVSVDESVEHEDSPWDADETQTSCSLGSGPLMAEKKQPGGRAKSSYSDYRDWEHHFYKGETCKN, from the exons ATCGCCTTGGCACAATGATAGTTACTCCAGTATACGATGACTCTGAAGCCGTGGAGCTAAGTGCCCTTTACCATCTGTATCTTAAACCCAAAGCAAAATTAATCCTCTCGATTATACTTCCAGATGAAACCGAACAATGCAGACCAATATCAAACTGGGACATTTTGGAAGAGCTGAAAAATGTGGTTGCTCCAGACAAATTTAGTTCTCTTAGGGTTTCAAGAACAACAAAAGAATTTATTCGAATTGAAGGAGAAACGGACACTAAACTTCTGGCtaacaaattttttgaaaagcTTAACGGGCAAAGCTTGCCAATCAGTTGCCTGCCTATACCATTAAACATGGTAGTAATTCAGGCGCCTGCTGACCTTCCAGCCAATGACACCACTAAGAAATTACTTACAGAAAATGAAGATTCGGAGGACAATGCAGAGAATTTTACATCGCCATCTTGCATTCATTTAGAGGGCTTGCCAAGTAAATGGTTCTTGGCAATGGATTCAAACTCCGAAAAGCCAAGTGAAGAGGTTTTGAGAAGCACTTTTGAAAAATTTGGAAGCATTGTGAATATTGACATACCTATGCTGGATCCATATAGAGAAGACGGGAGTGGAAACCAGCAGGGAACTGgtggtcttcatccttttgatGCTTTCCTCCAGTTTCAAAATATGTCAAGTGCTATAGATGCAGTGCGGTCACTACAAGGGATGATGCTCATGTTTAACACTGAGGATGGAAAATATCTGGCATGTGATGTTAAG ATATCTTTTGATGAAACCAACCACTTTAGTGAGGAGGCCATAAACAAGAGGAACGCTGAACATCTCAAATTACAAGAGCTGGAGCAGCAGCGGAAacaggagaaggaagaggaggaggctgaGAG AAAAAGAAAACTTGCAGAGAGAAAGGCAAGAGCAAGGAAAAGAAGGGCCAGGCTGAAAAGGAAACTGCTAAAACAGAAGCAGAATGAGCAAAAGGCACTGCAGCAACAACAACAGCAGCAACAGCAacaacaacagcagcagcagcagcaagagaactgtcctgaggaagaagaagaggacaCAGAAGAATGGCAGGAGAGGAAAATGCTCCTTGCTCAGAGGCGACTTGAGTCAATAAAGCTACTTACTGCTGTCTTGGATAAAGTTAAT GATTTGGTTCAAGTCAATAAACTTGAAGAAGAGCAAATGAACTGTGAATTTGCTGGATTCAGTGACTGTTCTGTGTCCACATACTCAGAGAACAGTAAGGTTATGTCCTTGCCTTTTTCGGATGAGGAGAAAAGCAATCGCCATGAAACGGATATTTGCTTTGAAGATGAAGCGGAAATTATAGTATCCAAGGAAGATACTCAGTTGCACGAGTGTGGAGAAAGAAAGGACACAATGACTGAAAACAATGACCAGAAATTAGCTGATGAAGAGCCTTACTTTGAAGATGAAACATGTAAAGAGCAAGACACAAAAATTACTTATCATAGTCGACGAATTTTTAAACTATCACAAGATGATCCCATAAACAAATCTTctaaaaagaagaaaatttatgaaactgatgaatttATTAACTACTTGTTAAATTATTACCATTATCCAGAGTATGCCAGATTATTTTTGGAAACCAAAGAAAGTCAGAACAACCCATGGTGTCGGAGAGTAGTGCGTTGGAAAGGAAACAGCTTCCAGATAAAGCTTCAGAACCTTAATGGGCATTTTGCAGAGATGAACTTTATGCCTGAGTTGGAGGAGGAATCAGAAGAAGATAGTGGCAAATGGGAAGACCCTCTTGAACAGTCAGAAGTGAAACCACAAGTTCCTCTAGAGCAAAGAAAAGATGCTACTGAATCTAACAAGCTTCTTGTGACTGAACATGAGGTTCCAGTTACGAAAGCAGTGAAGCCTCGTTTGATAAAGACTCGTGAAAGGTCATATAAAGAAACATGGGATGATAATGATAATGACAGCCTTAGCTCAGTGCCCAACAGTGAACTAAAAGAAGTGCTGGAAGAGATAAGCAGCACATCAGAATACTTCAGTGAGGATCTCAGTGGAATTTCAGGTAAGCAAACTAATATCAGAAGAACTTCAAGAAAGCAAAGGAGAattaaacaactgaaaaaattaaAACACTACAATGTTTCTGGCCATCCTCAGTTCTGCCACCATGAGGATATTTTGGATAGCCTGTTGCATTCATATTACCACCAATTAAAAAAACATTCAAGACTTAAAGTGGCTCATGCCCACAGGAAGAAAGCAGCTTTACAATATGACTCTGAAACAACAGACTCTGATTCTGACACGGAGGCTGAATTTCGAGCAACATGGAAAAGAAAAAAGGCAAAGTTAAAAAATCGCATCTGCCTTTTGGAAGAGAAAAAAGTCAATAAAGAAATGTACTCGAGCTCAGAAAGTGATAGCAGCTCAAGTGATGATGATCAGCACAAAGGAGACATCTGGCGACGCCGCCATAATGGCAAGCCAAGACGAAAGGTACACAAGAAAGGGGGTTCAGGTTCTGAGGAAAAAACCTTGAGACATTCAGATTACTGCTTTGCAGAAGATGTTTCAGTTGATGAGTCAGTTGAACATGAAGACTCCCCATGGGATGCAGATGAAACTCAAACTAGCTGTAGTCTAGGTTCAGGTCCTCTTATGGCAGAAAAAAAGCAGCCTGGAGGTCGAGCAAAAAGTTCATACTCTGATTACAGGGATTGGGAACATCATTTCTACAAGGGGGAAACATGTAAAAATTAG